In a single window of the Campylobacter hyointestinalis subsp. lawsonii genome:
- the pglD gene encoding UDP-N-acetylbacillosamine N-acetyltransferase — translation MKQIYIYGFSGHGMVSADVAKANGYDDVIFLDDASEFKFSPDLPKYDIFIAIGNCAIRQKLQKRVLECGFNVVNLIHPSAIISPSAKFGKGVLVMPGAIINANALIYDGAIINSGAVVEHDCVIGEFAHICPRVALAGNVKVGKRTWIGIGSVAIQNVSIKDDIFIGAASVILKDILNGQLAYGTPCRVVS, via the coding sequence ATGAAACAAATTTATATTTATGGATTTAGCGGACATGGAATGGTTTCTGCGGACGTGGCTAAAGCAAATGGCTATGATGATGTGATATTTTTAGATGATGCTAGTGAGTTTAAATTTAGCCCTGATCTTCCAAAATATGATATTTTTATAGCTATAGGTAACTGTGCTATAAGGCAAAAGCTTCAAAAAAGAGTTTTGGAGTGTGGTTTTAATGTAGTAAATTTGATTCATCCAAGTGCGATTATTAGCCCAAGTGCTAAATTTGGTAAAGGTGTTTTGGTTATGCCTGGTGCTATTATCAATGCAAATGCGCTTATATATGATGGGGCTATCATAAACTCAGGAGCAGTGGTCGAGCATGATTGCGTCATAGGAGAGTTTGCGCATATCTGCCCTAGAGTTGCGTTAGCAGGAAACGTAAAAGTTGGAAAAAGAACGTGGATAGGGATAGGTAGCGTCGCTATCCAAAATGTGAGTATAAAAGACGATATTTTTATAGGCGCTGCAAGCGTGATACTAAAAGATATCTTAAATGGACAGCTTGCTTATGGAACGCCTTGTAGGGTTGTTTCTTAA
- the pglA gene encoding N,N'-diacetylbacillosaminyl-diphospho-undecaprenol alpha-1,3-N-acetylgalactosaminyltransferase: MARIGFLSHSDMSVYYFRSPIMRALKARGHDVFAIIPDGVYTSKVQSEFKTAVYDIDKASLNPMRVYKDTNDLAKVLKSLNLDMLQTGAHKSNVFGSWAAKKVGIKTIINLVEGLGSFYIHNDIKTLIVRKIIELLYKRAFKISDACIFVNDSDPDYMIKKGLIDKSKVRRIKSVGVNASEFDPNLVEPFWLSDKKVVLMVGRALWDKGIREFYEAAGILSHRKDCEFVFVGDGYAGNPSSADEQFLKNKNVKWLKWSDNIKEILKGSYVYVLPSYKEGFPRTVLEAMSMGLPSVVSNCSGNIEAVSNGINGLVCNTKDSHSLAKNIEILLDDEELASRMGKSARELVLRQYDEHIIAEKYLEVYKEFIDV, encoded by the coding sequence ATGGCAAGAATTGGTTTTTTATCGCACTCTGATATGAGCGTCTATTACTTTAGAAGTCCTATAATGAGAGCTTTAAAAGCACGTGGGCATGATGTTTTTGCGATCATTCCAGATGGCGTTTATACTAGCAAAGTGCAGAGTGAATTTAAAACAGCCGTGTATGATATAGATAAAGCTAGTCTAAATCCTATGCGGGTTTATAAAGACACAAATGACCTTGCAAAAGTTTTAAAATCATTAAATTTAGATATGCTTCAAACAGGAGCTCATAAATCAAATGTGTTTGGCTCATGGGCAGCAAAAAAAGTAGGTATAAAAACTATCATAAATTTAGTTGAAGGACTTGGAAGCTTTTATATCCACAATGATATCAAAACTTTAATTGTTAGAAAAATTATAGAGTTGCTTTATAAAAGAGCATTTAAGATAAGCGATGCTTGTATTTTTGTAAATGACAGCGATCCTGATTATATGATAAAAAAAGGTCTTATAGATAAATCAAAAGTAAGGCGTATAAAAAGTGTCGGTGTAAATGCTTCTGAATTTGATCCAAATTTAGTAGAGCCTTTTTGGCTTAGTGATAAAAAAGTCGTACTTATGGTAGGCAGAGCACTTTGGGATAAAGGCATAAGGGAGTTTTATGAGGCAGCTGGTATTTTAAGCCACAGAAAAGACTGCGAGTTTGTCTTTGTAGGTGATGGATACGCAGGAAATCCAAGTAGTGCAGATGAGCAGTTTTTGAAAAATAAAAACGTAAAATGGCTAAAATGGAGCGACAATATAAAAGAGATCTTAAAAGGCTCATATGTTTATGTTTTACCTAGCTATAAAGAGGGTTTTCCACGTACTGTTTTAGAGGCTATGAGTATGGGTCTGCCTTCAGTGGTGAGTAACTGCTCTGGAAATATCGAAGCGGTGAGTAACGGCATAAATGGGCTTGTTTGTAACACTAAAGATTCTCATTCTCTTGCTAAAAATATAGAAATTTTACTAGATGATGAAGAGCTTGCTAGTCGTATGGGTAAAAGTGCGCGTGAGTTAGTTTTAAGGCAATATGACGAACATATAATAGCAGAAAAATATTTGGAAGTTTATAAGGAATTTATAGATGTATAG
- a CDS encoding glycosyltransferase, which translates to MKVLFVISTLRAGGAERVASTLAHKFSQCFDVTLLKFDNDKPFYELGDEVKLKEPGLSVSDKGIWGNLKKRFGKIFWIRKFIKDEKFDLVVSFMDSTNLLVIPANLGLKSRLIITEHSYHKFLSIKWQILKRIFYPLADALVVLTKEDLRHYDFVKSKVIYNPMFLQGFDAKLEKENLILFVGRLIKVKGCDIFLRSLNLIKDDLKEWKIAVLGDGEDKESLCKLALNLGLNVEFKGAVNNISDYYKKAKILILSSRSEGLGNAFIEAIFYDVLRVATPTSGAKELINDGFDGLLSEDFEPQSLAKKIKIALGYDLRLVENARSKRDKFELETIFKEWENLIKEVVK; encoded by the coding sequence ATGAAGGTTTTATTTGTCATCTCGACTCTTAGAGCAGGTGGCGCTGAGAGAGTCGCTAGCACTTTAGCTCATAAATTTAGTCAATGTTTTGACGTAACTCTTTTAAAATTTGATAACGACAAGCCGTTTTATGAGCTAGGAGATGAAGTAAAGCTAAAAGAGCCGGGTTTAAGCGTAAGCGACAAGGGAATTTGGGGAAATTTAAAAAAGAGATTTGGCAAGATATTTTGGATAAGAAAATTTATAAAAGATGAAAAATTTGATCTAGTTGTGTCGTTTATGGATAGTACGAATTTACTTGTGATACCAGCAAATTTGGGTTTAAAAAGCAGACTTATCATAACTGAGCATAGTTATCATAAATTTCTAAGCATAAAATGGCAGATATTAAAAAGAATTTTCTATCCGCTTGCAGATGCTCTTGTCGTTCTTACAAAAGAGGATTTAAGGCATTATGATTTTGTAAAATCAAAAGTAATCTATAATCCTATGTTTTTACAGGGTTTTGATGCCAAACTAGAAAAAGAAAATTTGATCTTGTTTGTAGGACGCCTTATAAAAGTAAAGGGTTGCGATATATTTTTACGCAGTTTAAATTTGATAAAAGATGATCTAAAAGAGTGGAAAATAGCTGTTTTGGGCGATGGAGAAGATAAAGAGAGCTTATGTAAATTAGCTTTAAATTTAGGGCTAAATGTAGAGTTCAAAGGAGCCGTAAATAATATATCTGATTACTATAAAAAAGCTAAAATTCTAATTCTTAGCTCAAGAAGCGAAGGGCTAGGAAATGCCTTTATAGAGGCGATTTTTTACGATGTCCTTAGGGTGGCGACTCCTACAAGCGGCGCAAAAGAGTTGATAAATGATGGATTTGATGGTCTTTTAAGCGAAGATTTTGAGCCACAAAGTTTAGCTAAAAAGATCAAAATAGCTTTAGGATATGATCTAAGGTTGGTTGAAAATGCAAGATCTAAAAGAGATAAATTTGAGCTAGAAACTATTTTTAAAGAGTGGGAAAATTTGATAAAAGAAGTCGTAAAATGA
- a CDS encoding STT3 domain-containing protein: MKNLVNFLSLFRSNTFILIILAYAFSVICRFEWTYWASNYAEFFWNNELMISTNDGYAFAEGARDYLAGFHQPNDLSFYDAPLCLVSAFLVKITPFSLETILVYLSVFLAGLVVIPIILIAREIGDIKAGFIAALLASIANSYYNRTMAGYYDTDMLIIVMPVFIFWGLIRLSIKKDSLSFLITSFSMLIYSWWYPSSFSLNAAITLFFGLYTFIFDRKNILNYQAILFMIVAITNIEYIYRGIFILVLFVIFRFRPNLVNLKFMLIVAVVVFGAFVAFGGLNPIWFQLKFYIFRSVSDSDDVMFKYFNVNQTIMESGIVDTILFAQRISGSVVVFLLSLAGYILLCFKNRLFLITLPMVALGFLALKGGLRFTIYAVPFMAFGFGFILSYFLNLIKIDKKQRKIILYLVGIFSFLPFVILAFLQFINGEFLDEFKLLAPIFVIVYTLYYFKFRKDAKMMILFLAVFFAIIPSMIHIYEYKPLTVFMNSEVKVLDRLKNIADREDYTIAWWDYGYGIRYYSDTKTLIDGGKHLGRENFAVSFALSKPQESSANMARLEVEYTEKAFSDKNKSSNLNRMLKDFGIPNVNEFLLSLGDQNFTTPPKSRDIYYYLPDRMIQIFPVVTKFSRLDLISGKEFSDPFFIPSTSFVQGKDGIILSEGIIISNDGTNISFNGKTFRTNTYIQTKYDENGTLKKDIHHIDDTGMFYIVYMADYGRFLIMDKEMFSSTYIKLFVLEDYDANIFEPVILDPSAKVYRLKK; the protein is encoded by the coding sequence ATGAAAAACTTGGTTAATTTTTTGTCTCTGTTTAGATCAAATACATTTATATTGATTATTTTAGCATATGCTTTTAGCGTGATTTGTAGATTTGAATGGACATATTGGGCCAGTAATTACGCTGAGTTTTTTTGGAACAACGAGCTTATGATAAGCACAAATGACGGATATGCGTTTGCAGAGGGCGCTAGGGACTATTTAGCTGGATTTCATCAGCCAAATGATCTTAGCTTTTATGATGCTCCGCTTTGCTTAGTAAGTGCTTTTTTGGTTAAAATAACTCCATTTTCTCTAGAAACCATACTTGTTTATTTAAGCGTTTTTTTAGCCGGACTTGTGGTTATACCTATAATTCTCATCGCAAGAGAGATCGGTGATATAAAAGCTGGGTTTATAGCCGCACTACTAGCAAGTATCGCAAATAGCTATTATAACCGCACTATGGCTGGGTATTATGATACTGATATGCTTATCATCGTAATGCCTGTTTTTATCTTTTGGGGGCTTATAAGACTTAGTATTAAAAAAGATAGCTTGTCATTTTTGATCACTTCGTTTTCTATGCTTATTTATAGCTGGTGGTATCCATCAAGCTTCTCTTTAAATGCGGCTATTACGCTATTTTTTGGACTTTATACTTTTATCTTTGATAGAAAAAATATTTTAAACTATCAAGCTATTTTGTTTATGATAGTCGCCATAACAAATATAGAGTATATCTATAGAGGCATTTTTATACTGGTGCTTTTTGTGATTTTTAGATTTAGGCCAAATTTAGTAAATTTAAAATTTATGCTCATTGTAGCTGTAGTCGTATTTGGGGCTTTTGTAGCTTTTGGCGGACTAAATCCTATCTGGTTTCAACTTAAATTTTATATATTTAGAAGTGTTAGCGATAGTGATGACGTGATGTTTAAGTATTTTAACGTAAATCAGACTATAATGGAGTCAGGCATCGTAGATACCATTCTTTTTGCACAGAGGATAAGTGGAAGCGTGGTTGTATTTTTGCTTTCATTAGCAGGATACATACTGCTTTGCTTTAAAAATAGACTATTTTTGATAACGCTTCCTATGGTTGCTCTTGGATTTTTGGCTTTAAAAGGCGGGCTTAGATTTACTATTTATGCTGTTCCTTTTATGGCTTTTGGGTTTGGATTTATACTATCTTACTTTTTAAATTTGATAAAAATAGACAAAAAGCAGCGTAAGATTATACTCTATTTAGTCGGAATTTTTAGTTTTTTGCCGTTTGTAATTTTAGCATTTTTGCAGTTTATAAATGGTGAGTTTTTAGATGAATTTAAACTTTTAGCGCCTATTTTTGTGATAGTTTATACTCTGTATTATTTTAAATTTAGAAAAGACGCTAAAATGATGATACTATTTCTAGCAGTATTTTTTGCGATCATTCCAAGTATGATACACATTTATGAGTATAAACCGCTTACTGTATTTATGAATAGCGAAGTAAAGGTTTTAGATAGGCTAAAAAACATCGCAGATAGAGAGGATTACACTATTGCATGGTGGGATTATGGATATGGGATTAGGTATTATAGCGATACAAAGACTTTGATAGATGGCGGAAAACATTTAGGGCGTGAAAACTTTGCCGTGAGTTTTGCTCTATCTAAGCCACAAGAATCTTCGGCAAATATGGCTAGACTTGAGGTAGAATATACAGAAAAAGCCTTTAGCGATAAAAATAAGAGCTCAAATTTAAATAGAATGTTAAAAGACTTTGGGATACCTAATGTAAATGAATTTCTGCTATCTTTAGGGGATCAAAATTTCACTACTCCTCCAAAAAGTCGCGATATTTACTATTATTTACCAGATCGTATGATCCAAATTTTCCCAGTTGTAACAAAGTTTTCAAGGCTTGATCTTATCAGCGGTAAGGAGTTTAGCGATCCATTTTTTATACCATCAACTTCATTTGTACAAGGCAAAGATGGTATTATTTTAAGTGAGGGCATCATAATCTCAAATGACGGAACTAACATATCATTTAACGGCAAAACGTTTAGAACAAATACATACATACAAACAAAATACGATGAGAACGGAACGCTTAAAAAAGATATTCATCATATAGATGATACTGGAATGTTTTATATCGTATATATGGCTGATTATGGTAGATTTTTGATAATGGATAAAGAGATGTTTAGCTCTACATATATAAAGCTTTTCGTGCTTGAAGATTATGACGCAAATATTTTTGAGCCAGTCATTTTAGACCCAAGCGCGAAAGTTTATAGGCTCAAAAAATAG
- a CDS encoding oligosaccharide flippase family protein: protein MALNLISSIVVFSLQMLINFFLTPFILKVLGDEAYGFLGLANSFVNYGYILTLIINSVAGRFVAYEYHRGNLLRANKYYSSVLSVNFIFCIFICVVCSAFILNLKEFINVSEALVDDVKLTMAFYFINFCLGLFNAVLTISAFVKNKLYMISLRNAISTAIFAFVLVALFYIFKPMIYYTAVSALLASIFVFISAIYITKKLQTGLKFRLKYFRLNLIKKLINSGAWNSFNMLSHTLINGIDLLLCNIFINASSMGILSVSKAAILIAESFIGTVGATFMPKFIELYSKQSINDLINEVKFCLKTLAFISISPVAVFVVLGSEFYTLWLPFKTAYEISFIYNLSLIALIPVIFIASMQPLLSLNTVTNRLKRPAIANLIMSFSVVTFQLIFIKDFGLYSIAICASSGYLARIILFDIPNAAVNLNQKISLFYPVFLRNVSVFGLILACLYVMHSFFVVTTWSKFVIYGFFMLLVGYALSLFFIFDKFEMSVLMRKFSLVLNKNRRSL from the coding sequence ATGGCTTTAAATCTTATATCAAGTATCGTAGTTTTCAGTCTTCAGATGCTTATAAATTTCTTTTTAACTCCTTTTATCTTAAAGGTTTTAGGAGATGAAGCGTATGGATTTTTAGGTCTTGCAAACTCATTTGTAAATTACGGCTATATCTTAACTTTGATTATAAACTCAGTCGCAGGACGCTTTGTGGCGTATGAATACCACAGAGGAAACCTCTTACGAGCAAACAAATACTACTCATCTGTTCTTTCTGTAAATTTCATATTTTGTATTTTTATCTGCGTGGTTTGTTCTGCTTTTATACTAAATTTAAAAGAGTTTATAAACGTTTCAGAAGCCCTAGTAGATGATGTCAAGCTCACTATGGCGTTTTATTTTATAAATTTTTGTTTAGGACTTTTTAACGCGGTTTTAACTATAAGTGCTTTTGTGAAAAACAAGCTTTATATGATTTCGCTTAGAAATGCCATTTCGACTGCGATTTTCGCGTTTGTTTTGGTGGCGCTATTTTATATTTTTAAGCCGATGATCTACTACACTGCGGTTTCTGCACTGTTAGCGTCGATTTTTGTATTTATTAGCGCGATTTATATAACAAAAAAACTACAAACCGGGCTTAAGTTTAGGCTGAAGTATTTTAGGCTAAATTTGATTAAAAAGCTCATAAACTCAGGAGCTTGGAATAGCTTTAATATGCTAAGTCATACTTTGATAAATGGCATTGACTTGCTACTTTGCAATATCTTTATAAACGCATCTTCTATGGGAATTCTCTCTGTATCAAAAGCTGCTATTTTGATAGCTGAGTCATTTATAGGTACTGTTGGCGCGACTTTTATGCCTAAATTTATAGAGCTATACTCAAAACAAAGTATAAATGATCTCATAAACGAAGTGAAGTTTTGCTTAAAAACGTTGGCTTTTATAAGTATCTCTCCAGTAGCTGTATTTGTGGTGCTTGGAAGTGAATTTTATACCCTTTGGCTACCTTTTAAAACTGCTTATGAGATAAGTTTTATTTATAATCTTTCTCTCATCGCTTTAATACCTGTGATTTTTATAGCATCTATGCAGCCTCTTCTTAGTTTAAACACGGTTACAAATAGGCTTAAACGCCCTGCCATCGCAAATCTTATTATGTCTTTTAGTGTTGTTACTTTTCAGCTGATTTTTATAAAAGATTTCGGGCTTTATTCTATCGCGATTTGCGCAAGTAGTGGATATTTGGCTAGAATAATTTTATTTGATATACCAAATGCCGCAGTAAATTTAAATCAAAAAATAAGTCTATTTTATCCGGTATTTTTAAGAAATGTTTCTGTTTTTGGGCTTATTTTAGCTTGTTTATATGTGATGCATAGCTTTTTTGTGGTAACTACTTGGAGTAAATTTGTAATTTATGGATTTTTTATGCTTTTGGTCGGATATGCTTTGAGTCTGTTTTTTATATTTGACAAATTTGAGATGTCTGTTTTGATGAGAAAATTTAGCCTAGTACTTAACAAAAATAGGAGAAGCCTATGA
- a CDS encoding N-acetylgalactosamine-N,N'-diacetylbacillosaminyl-diphospho-undecaprenol 4-alpha-N-acetylgalactosaminyltransferase: MKKMSVFIYSMAGGGAERVVSNLLTELVKKYEIHLILMNDRIFYEIPSSVKLHFLERSKPFENGFLKLIKLPFLGLKYKKLCKNLGIDLHFVWMNRPCYVAGFARVFGDKKLLVMNECSTPSVLYKVPNFKSCISKTLLKWLYPKADFIYPNSQGNLDDLRDNFGINPTKMRVLYNALNLEEIKEKSKDEISQTKPFFLSVGRLDKGKNHELLIRAYANLKNCDKDLLILGDGLLKEHLQNVINELNLNGRVKLLGFDNNPYKYMSKCYAFVFVSLFEGFSNALIEALACSKLVISSEHKSGAKELLGDNKWGVLVPLNDEVATTKAMQKALDDPLWVKIYEKNAIIRAKLFDKKEIAQRLTIELEDMYEKLG, translated from the coding sequence ATGAAAAAGATGAGTGTATTTATATATTCTATGGCAGGAGGCGGTGCTGAAAGAGTAGTGAGCAACCTTTTAACAGAGCTTGTAAAAAAGTATGAAATCCATCTGATTTTGATGAATGATAGAATTTTTTATGAAATTCCAAGTAGTGTAAAGCTACACTTTTTAGAGCGTTCAAAGCCGTTTGAAAATGGGTTTTTGAAGCTTATAAAGCTTCCTTTTTTGGGTCTAAAATACAAAAAACTTTGTAAAAATTTGGGTATTGATTTACATTTTGTTTGGATGAATAGACCTTGTTATGTGGCTGGATTTGCTAGAGTATTTGGCGATAAAAAACTTCTTGTGATGAACGAGTGTTCGACTCCTAGCGTTCTTTATAAAGTGCCAAATTTCAAAAGTTGTATAAGCAAAACTCTGCTTAAATGGCTCTATCCAAAAGCTGATTTTATCTATCCAAATTCACAAGGAAATTTAGACGATTTACGTGATAATTTCGGTATAAATCCTACTAAAATGAGAGTTTTATACAACGCTTTAAATTTAGAAGAGATAAAAGAAAAAAGCAAAGATGAAATTTCTCAAACAAAGCCGTTTTTTTTGAGTGTTGGTAGGCTTGATAAAGGTAAAAATCACGAGCTTTTGATAAGAGCTTATGCAAATTTAAAAAACTGCGATAAGGATCTTTTGATACTAGGCGATGGTCTCTTAAAAGAGCATCTACAAAACGTTATAAATGAGCTAAATTTAAATGGCCGAGTAAAGCTTTTAGGGTTTGACAATAATCCATATAAATATATGTCAAAATGCTATGCTTTTGTTTTTGTAAGCCTTTTTGAAGGCTTCTCAAACGCTCTTATAGAAGCACTTGCTTGTTCTAAACTAGTCATTTCAAGCGAACATAAAAGTGGCGCAAAAGAGCTACTTGGAGATAACAAATGGGGCGTTTTAGTTCCTTTAAACGATGAAGTCGCCACTACTAAAGCTATGCAAAAAGCTTTAGATGATCCTCTTTGGGTGAAAATTTATGAAAAAAACGCTATCATAAGAGCAAAACTCTTTGATAAGAAAGAAATAGCCCAGCGGCTTACTATAGAATTAGAGGATATGTATGAAAAACTTGGTTAA
- the pglC gene encoding undecaprenyl phosphate N,N'-diacetylbacillosamine 1-phosphate transferase produces the protein MYRLFFKRFFDFLGALVLIVLTSPVMIIAFFAIKRRLGSPVIFTQSRPGLNEKIFKIYKFRTMSDERDANGELLSDEIRLGEFGARLRSLSIDELPQLFNVLKGDMSFIGPRPLLVEYLPLYSDAQRLRHSVRPGITGLAQVNGRNAISWSKKFEYDSFYASNLSFMLDLKIALLTIKKVIKKEGVNREGMATTQKFNGHN, from the coding sequence ATGTATAGGCTATTTTTTAAACGTTTTTTTGATTTTCTAGGTGCTTTGGTGCTTATCGTTTTAACAAGTCCTGTGATGATAATAGCTTTCTTTGCTATAAAAAGACGCTTAGGAAGTCCTGTTATTTTTACGCAAAGTCGCCCTGGACTAAATGAGAAGATATTTAAGATATATAAATTTAGAACTATGAGCGATGAAAGAGATGCTAATGGTGAGCTTTTGAGTGACGAGATAAGGCTAGGTGAGTTTGGGGCTAGGCTTAGAAGTCTTAGTATCGACGAGCTTCCTCAGCTTTTTAACGTGCTAAAAGGAGATATGAGCTTCATAGGGCCGCGTCCGCTTTTAGTAGAATATTTACCTTTATACAGCGATGCTCAGCGTCTTCGTCATAGTGTGCGTCCTGGCATCACAGGACTTGCACAAGTAAATGGTAGAAATGCCATAAGCTGGAGTAAAAAATTCGAATATGACAGCTTCTATGCTAGCAATCTAAGCTTTATGCTTGATCTTAAAATAGCACTTTTAACTATAAAAAAAGTTATAAAAAAAGAAGGTGTTAATCGTGAAGGTATGGCAACTACGCAAAAATTTAATGGACACAACTAA
- a CDS encoding glycosyltransferase yields the protein MKILFFISAIRNGGAERVLQALSNAFLEINHSCEIVYFEEDLHLYDFKCKKTHLNIYQNTSLLSKFSKFITIRKFIKSKKPDVIISFMDQTNINLIISTMFMKRNLIITEHVSHDLLKSRIWRFIRDFSYRFASGLSVLSKADFEYYKFVKNRAIIYNPIFEFKNGENIQKEDIILSVGRLEFVKGYDIYFEALSLIDKNLLKKWKICVAGSGSLEADLKKMALNLGLQIDFLGYKEDIVKLYKKAKILSLSSRSEGLGNVLIESIFYGCARISTPTNGAKELINDGFDGFISEDFSPKAYALKLEKMLKNSDLLSKFSANANLRKPQFKIENIIDQWQTFIKECEK from the coding sequence ATGAAAATACTTTTTTTTATATCAGCCATTAGAAATGGTGGAGCTGAGCGGGTTTTACAAGCTTTAAGTAACGCTTTTTTAGAGATAAATCATAGTTGTGAAATAGTGTATTTTGAAGAAGATCTTCATCTTTATGATTTTAAGTGTAAAAAGACACATTTAAATATATATCAAAATACAAGTCTTTTATCTAAATTTAGTAAATTTATAACTATAAGAAAATTCATAAAAAGTAAAAAACCAGACGTCATCATCTCGTTTATGGATCAAACAAATATAAATTTGATAATTTCAACTATGTTTATGAAAAGAAATTTGATTATAACAGAACACGTTAGCCACGACCTTTTGAAGTCTAGGATTTGGAGATTTATCAGGGATTTTAGCTATAGATTTGCTAGCGGACTTAGTGTGCTTAGTAAGGCTGATTTTGAGTATTATAAATTTGTCAAAAATAGAGCCATTATATACAATCCGATTTTTGAATTTAAAAATGGTGAAAATATACAAAAAGAAGATATTATATTAAGTGTTGGGCGGCTTGAGTTTGTTAAAGGCTATGATATTTATTTTGAAGCTTTAAGTTTGATAGATAAAAATTTACTTAAAAAATGGAAAATTTGCGTAGCAGGAAGTGGAAGCTTAGAAGCAGATCTTAAGAAAATGGCTCTAAATTTGGGCTTGCAAATAGACTTTTTAGGCTATAAAGAAGACATTGTTAAGCTTTATAAAAAAGCTAAAATTCTAAGTTTAAGTTCGAGAAGCGAAGGACTTGGAAATGTTTTAATAGAAAGCATATTTTACGGTTGTGCTAGAATTTCAACTCCTACAAATGGGGCAAAAGAGTTGATAAATGATGGCTTTGACGGATTTATAAGTGAAGATTTTAGTCCTAAGGCTTACGCCTTAAAGCTTGAAAAAATGCTAAAAAATAGCGATTTATTAAGCAAATTTAGTGCAAATGCGAATTTGAGAAAACCACAATTTAAGATAGAAAATATCATAGATCAGTGGCAAACATTTATAAAAGAGTGTGAAAAATGA
- the galU gene encoding UTP--glucose-1-phosphate uridylyltransferase GalU, which produces MIQTCLFPVAGYGTRFLPATKSLPKEMLPILTKPLIHYGVDEAREAGMSNMAFVTGRGKRALEDYFDISYELEHQIAGTNKEYMLSEIRELMSSCTFSFTRQQEMRGLGNAIYSGKTLVGDEAFGVILADDLCVNEDGVNVLAQMSEIYEKYRCSIVAVMEVPKENVSSYGIVDGKFIEDDLIMVNDMIEKPDPSDAPTNLAIIGRYILTPDIFEIIETTKPGKNGEIQITDALLKQAKNSMVLAYKFKGRRFDCGSVTGFVEATNFFYESENGNK; this is translated from the coding sequence ATGATACAAACCTGCCTTTTTCCGGTTGCTGGATATGGAACTAGATTTTTACCGGCGACTAAAAGCCTACCAAAAGAGATGCTTCCTATCCTTACAAAACCTCTCATTCATTATGGTGTAGATGAGGCCAGAGAGGCTGGTATGAGTAATATGGCATTTGTCACAGGGCGTGGAAAAAGGGCTTTGGAGGATTATTTTGATATAAGCTATGAGCTTGAGCATCAGATCGCAGGAACAAATAAAGAATATATGCTAAGCGAGATCAGAGAGCTTATGAGCTCATGCACATTTAGTTTTACGCGCCAACAAGAGATGAGAGGATTAGGGAATGCGATATACTCGGGAAAAACCCTAGTCGGAGATGAGGCTTTTGGGGTTATTTTGGCCGATGATTTATGCGTGAATGAAGACGGGGTTAATGTCTTAGCTCAAATGAGTGAAATCTATGAGAAATACCGTTGTAGTATAGTCGCAGTCATGGAAGTACCTAAAGAAAATGTAAGTAGCTATGGCATTGTAGATGGTAAATTTATCGAAGATGATCTAATAATGGTAAATGATATGATAGAAAAGCCAGATCCAAGCGATGCTCCTACAAATTTAGCTATAATCGGTAGATATATTTTAACTCCGGATATTTTTGAGATCATAGAAACTACAAAACCTGGTAAAAACGGCGAAATACAAATCACTGATGCGCTTTTAAAACAAGCTAAAAATAGTATGGTTTTGGCGTATAAATTTAAAGGACGTCGCTTTGACTGCGGAAGTGTGACTGGATTTGTAGAAGCTACAAATTTCTTTTATGAGAGCGAAAATGGTAATAAATGA